The proteins below come from a single Chryseobacterium capnotolerans genomic window:
- a CDS encoding histone H1 translates to MKELIEKINAEFEAFTTEANQQAEKGNKAAGTRARKSALELSKLFKDFRKVSVEESKK, encoded by the coding sequence ATGAAAGAACTAATTGAAAAAATCAACGCAGAATTTGAGGCGTTCACAACTGAGGCAAACCAACAAGCGGAAAAAGGAAACAAAGCAGCTGGTACAAGAGCTCGTAAATCAGCTTTAGAATTAAGCAAATTGTTCAAGGATTTCAGAAAAGTTTCTGTAGAAGAATCTAAGAAGTAA
- a CDS encoding M1 family aminopeptidase, producing MIRKLLFLALILPFIAFSQNKINYKVYYDADLSKNGLKVQVDYKLKKASDTLSFYYANENWGENDLFKNLVLLKEDNPHLTFEIKPESNAIKIHQNKGTQFSLTYHIKQDFTDPNYKIFNRPRINNAFFHVLGKNLFVVPASFTKMPNEQEFEFSIEWLNFPEKFKLHNNFASQVRKQKIKAVLWEGFYNSIFIGGDYRFYSFTIHDKPIYFALRDQWNNELTDEFLFSNLKKAVQSQRDFWQDYDQDYFTVTMTPTVSQKDSLYKGYSTTGSAIKNAFIIQGTNNPFNNKDSYRYLFHHELMHEWIGNTIQNKHEELNYWFSEGFTDYYTYKNRLRIKDISMDEWQKLFNSEVIKSHWKNPERNIPNYKIKDNFWKSRNVEKVPYRRGAIFAFWLDNQIMLKTNYKKSLDDLMRELLKICKEKKIKFTDELLLELAQKYLKQDISYFFQKHMINGEDIDLAKEKWINGFSFQVTDGIPLLEVDKNIRYLIE from the coding sequence ATGATCAGAAAATTATTGTTCCTGGCACTCATACTGCCGTTCATTGCTTTTTCACAAAACAAGATCAATTATAAGGTTTATTATGATGCAGATCTTTCAAAGAATGGTTTAAAAGTTCAGGTAGATTATAAGCTGAAAAAAGCGTCAGATACTTTATCCTTCTATTATGCCAATGAAAACTGGGGAGAAAATGATCTTTTTAAAAACCTGGTCCTATTAAAGGAGGATAATCCTCATCTTACTTTTGAAATAAAGCCTGAAAGTAATGCCATAAAGATCCATCAGAACAAAGGAACCCAATTTTCTCTGACTTATCATATTAAACAGGATTTTACAGATCCTAATTATAAGATCTTCAACCGCCCCAGAATCAACAATGCTTTCTTCCATGTTTTAGGGAAAAATCTTTTTGTAGTTCCGGCCTCCTTTACAAAAATGCCGAATGAACAGGAATTTGAATTTTCTATTGAATGGTTAAATTTCCCTGAAAAGTTTAAGCTTCATAATAATTTTGCCTCTCAAGTTCGCAAGCAGAAAATCAAGGCTGTTCTTTGGGAAGGTTTTTACAATTCAATTTTTATAGGAGGCGATTACAGGTTTTATTCTTTTACAATACATGATAAGCCTATTTATTTTGCGTTGAGAGATCAATGGAATAACGAGTTGACTGATGAGTTCTTATTTTCCAATCTTAAAAAAGCCGTACAATCTCAAAGGGACTTCTGGCAGGATTATGATCAGGATTATTTTACGGTTACCATGACGCCCACTGTTTCTCAAAAAGACAGTTTATATAAAGGCTACAGTACTACAGGTTCTGCGATCAAAAATGCATTTATAATCCAGGGAACAAATAATCCCTTCAATAACAAGGATTCATACCGATATCTTTTTCATCATGAACTGATGCATGAATGGATCGGGAATACAATTCAAAATAAACATGAAGAACTGAATTATTGGTTCAGCGAAGGTTTTACAGATTATTATACTTATAAAAACAGATTAAGAATAAAAGATATTTCGATGGATGAATGGCAAAAACTCTTTAACAGCGAAGTCATCAAAAGCCATTGGAAAAACCCGGAAAGAAATATTCCTAATTATAAAATAAAGGATAACTTCTGGAAAAGCAGAAATGTAGAAAAGGTTCCCTACAGACGCGGGGCTATTTTTGCCTTCTGGCTGGATAATCAAATTATGCTGAAAACCAATTATAAAAAGTCCTTGGATGATCTGATGCGGGAACTATTGAAAATCTGTAAAGAGAAAAAAATAAAGTTTACGGATGAGCTTCTTCTTGAGCTTGCTCAAAAATATCTGAAACAGGATATTTCCTATTTCTTCCAAAAGCATATGATAAACGGCGAAGATATTGATCTTGCCAAGGAAAAATGGATCAATGGCTTTTCTTTCCAGGTTACTGATGGAATTCCTCTATTGGAAGTTGATAAGAATATCAGATATTTGATTGAATAA
- a CDS encoding carboxypeptidase-like regulatory domain-containing protein translates to MKHSFLLFILIFNFYSAQKLQVVDAENGKPIPNARILLHNQIVYTNEEGFAPVDQSSVDFEVSASGFQKASIQKLYSPIKLKRGYKSIDEVKLTKVDLKKIFEDVARNYKKRYYNEPSLYDVTFKEKKVDNHQIHFLVIAETKLWSKTNFYNPNKSFDNNLQMQLNNVKYFKDLKSDSIFVNEIQKFSPEYMGNYFFNFELNRALTHVKNEESKYSGWMIFEQGDEQLITFTIKSGLGIDMEGEMKYNKTDKVITYFEIHYLQDQYPMVKRKIGNGEEYDYQLGNAILVFDFYKNEGVYVPAMSRIEGNKYIAYYKGVKHERKISRELIYNTFKKSDKNGLTPRVDFNKNIWDNTSVKEDKNNSILLTTEEQAFINRSLPDFGSK, encoded by the coding sequence ATGAAGCATTCCTTTTTGCTGTTTATCCTGATTTTTAATTTTTATTCGGCTCAAAAACTTCAGGTAGTAGATGCTGAAAATGGAAAACCGATTCCTAATGCAAGAATTCTTCTGCACAATCAGATTGTTTATACTAATGAAGAGGGCTTTGCGCCCGTAGATCAAAGCTCAGTAGATTTTGAAGTTTCAGCATCGGGATTTCAAAAGGCATCTATTCAGAAATTGTATTCTCCAATAAAATTGAAAAGAGGATATAAAAGTATTGATGAGGTAAAACTGACTAAGGTGGACCTGAAAAAAATCTTTGAAGATGTGGCCAGAAATTACAAAAAGAGATATTATAATGAGCCCTCCCTTTATGATGTTACATTTAAAGAAAAAAAGGTTGACAATCATCAAATTCATTTTTTAGTCATTGCAGAAACAAAGCTATGGAGTAAAACTAATTTTTACAATCCCAACAAATCATTTGACAATAACCTCCAAATGCAGCTGAATAATGTGAAGTATTTTAAGGATTTAAAATCAGACAGCATTTTTGTAAATGAAATACAGAAATTCTCTCCAGAATATATGGGTAATTATTTCTTTAATTTTGAGTTGAACAGAGCCTTGACTCATGTGAAAAATGAAGAATCAAAATATTCCGGGTGGATGATTTTCGAACAGGGAGATGAGCAATTAATCACCTTTACTATTAAGTCAGGATTGGGAATTGATATGGAAGGAGAAATGAAATATAATAAGACCGATAAGGTGATTACTTATTTTGAAATTCATTATTTGCAGGATCAGTACCCAATGGTTAAAAGAAAAATAGGAAATGGGGAAGAGTATGATTATCAGTTGGGAAATGCAATTCTTGTTTTTGATTTTTACAAAAATGAAGGAGTGTATGTTCCTGCGATGAGTAGGATTGAAGGCAATAAATATATTGCTTATTATAAAGGGGTTAAACATGAACGGAAAATAAGTAGAGAGCTTATTTATAATACTTTTAAGAAATCTGATAAAAATGGATTAACTCCCAGAGTAGATTTTAATAAAAATATCTGGGATAACACCTCAGTAAAAGAAGATAAAAATAATTCGATTCTGCTTACTACAGAGGAACAGGCCTTTATCAACAGAAGTTTACCGGATTTCGGATCAAAATAA
- a CDS encoding PLP-dependent aminotransferase family protein, with product MMKIYKYEAFTAIIEEQIRNGILQGGDKLPSIREIKEKYNLSISSVQSGFEYLMIKGLIESRPRSGYFVTEKKEEYIPEIRIKLPAVVRDEGFMKNLLLTSKRISESSSFNTAVPGDLLIPQKLILRTMQEVIREKGASLLRYYPSNGLEALRKQIIKQMGIYGSRLNPDELIITDGALQALTIALCSVTKAGDVVAVDSPCVFSILEVIANLDLKVIEIPVHYRNGFDSEYFRKVCSENDIRALIITPNFHNPTGIRMSDETKKDVLGIAEDHQVCIIENDMYSDLYFEEKRPSSIKSFDEKGWVMTYSSFSKTLAPGIRLGWLYAGQFYARAERAKFALGRSVSPLYQELILKLLQENSYERHLRSFRKKLNQQAIQLLEVLKKSFPEGSYFHRPQGGYSIWAQMPDNMDMKKFHKYCEKHEILFTPGNTFSLTDKYDHHFRVVFSERITSESLRLLEEAGTKVHEFILNGN from the coding sequence ATGATGAAAATTTACAAATACGAGGCTTTTACAGCAATCATAGAAGAGCAGATCAGAAACGGAATTTTACAGGGCGGAGATAAGCTGCCATCCATCCGGGAAATAAAAGAAAAGTATAATCTGAGTATAAGTTCCGTACAAAGTGGTTTCGAATATCTGATGATTAAAGGGTTAATTGAAAGCCGCCCACGTTCAGGCTATTTTGTAACAGAAAAAAAAGAAGAATATATTCCTGAGATCAGAATTAAGCTTCCTGCGGTAGTTCGGGATGAGGGGTTTATGAAAAATCTACTGCTGACCTCCAAAAGAATTTCAGAATCTAGTTCCTTCAATACGGCTGTGCCCGGTGATCTTTTAATTCCTCAGAAGCTGATTTTAAGAACCATGCAGGAAGTAATTCGGGAAAAAGGAGCTTCTTTACTGAGGTATTATCCTTCCAATGGACTTGAAGCACTGAGGAAACAGATCATAAAGCAAATGGGAATATATGGCTCCCGGCTCAATCCTGATGAGTTGATCATCACAGATGGTGCTCTGCAGGCATTAACGATTGCGTTATGCTCTGTAACCAAGGCTGGAGATGTAGTAGCAGTGGATAGCCCGTGTGTATTTTCTATCTTGGAAGTAATTGCTAATCTGGATCTGAAGGTTATTGAGATCCCTGTTCATTATAGAAACGGTTTTGATTCTGAATATTTTCGGAAGGTTTGTTCAGAAAACGATATCCGTGCTCTTATCATTACCCCGAATTTCCATAACCCAACCGGTATCAGGATGAGTGATGAAACTAAGAAGGATGTATTGGGAATTGCGGAAGATCACCAGGTATGTATTATCGAAAATGATATGTATTCAGATCTTTACTTTGAAGAAAAGCGTCCATCCAGTATTAAAAGTTTTGATGAAAAAGGATGGGTGATGACCTATTCTTCGTTTTCAAAAACGCTGGCTCCCGGAATTCGTTTGGGCTGGCTGTATGCCGGGCAATTTTATGCAAGAGCAGAAAGAGCAAAATTTGCATTGGGCAGGTCTGTATCTCCGCTTTACCAGGAACTTATCCTGAAATTGCTACAGGAGAATAGTTATGAAAGACATCTGCGCTCATTTCGTAAAAAATTAAATCAGCAGGCTATTCAGCTGCTTGAGGTGCTGAAGAAATCTTTTCCGGAGGGCTCCTATTTTCACAGACCTCAAGGCGGATACAGTATCTGGGCACAAATGCCGGACAATATGGATATGAAAAAATTTCATAAGTATTGTGAGAAGCATGAAATTTTATTCACACCTGGAAATACATTTTCTCTTACAGATAAGTATGATCACCATTTTCGGGTTGTCTTTTCAGAAAGAATTACTTCCGAAAGCCTTCGTTTATTAGAAGAAGCAGGAACAAAAGTTCATGAATTTATTCTCAATGGAAACTAA
- a CDS encoding prevent-host-death protein: MNYKLELNTQEPNSKIVFHNIIFDTFKINIVERYIGAMNFRPKLSNVLFKVRTLDNQLINRKDGNIRVKIKDDNFDTYQRLTQALNSYEYKNKLINRQETDQNYVHFILSLVIANYNLN; encoded by the coding sequence ATGAATTATAAGCTCGAGCTCAATACTCAGGAGCCTAACTCTAAAATTGTTTTTCACAACATCATATTTGATACCTTCAAAATCAATATTGTTGAAAGATATATTGGGGCAATGAATTTCCGTCCGAAACTATCTAATGTTTTATTTAAAGTAAGAACTTTAGACAATCAACTTATTAACCGGAAAGATGGTAATATAAGGGTGAAAATTAAAGATGACAACTTTGATACGTATCAAAGATTAACACAGGCATTAAATTCTTACGAATATAAAAATAAGCTGATCAACAGGCAGGAAACGGATCAGAATTATGTACATTTTATATTGAGCCTGGTTATTGCAAACTATAATCTTAATTAA
- a CDS encoding helix-turn-helix domain-containing protein has protein sequence MSDQLETIKDYYKRTRRNILEISDADLETGKTHFNIIPRKYCSFKSPYNRRDYYKICFIIGKGTAHYGTHTTYVDRPVLFFPSPNIPYTWECEDDFQEGFSCLFNQEFFNINSEFNLFKKTSLFKEWSNPFIFLNEEQIQLATMYFEQMYKLNHSTYPFRCSGIKSNLASVLHLALENRVEDVSLNELPANVRLYRLFDELLNKQFPLDSPAYPLALKTASDFADHLNVHVNHLNSSVKSVTSLTTTQIIKEKIFEESKNLLKYTNWDIAQVGYTLGFEQPSHFNNFFKKHAETSPLKFKNSF, from the coding sequence ATGAGTGATCAACTGGAAACCATAAAAGACTACTACAAACGTACCCGCAGAAACATTCTCGAAATATCTGATGCTGATCTTGAGACCGGAAAGACCCATTTCAACATCATTCCGAGGAAATACTGCAGTTTTAAAAGCCCTTATAACCGACGTGATTATTATAAAATCTGTTTTATCATAGGAAAAGGAACGGCTCATTACGGAACTCATACGACGTATGTTGACCGCCCAGTTCTCTTTTTCCCTTCCCCTAATATTCCTTATACCTGGGAATGTGAAGATGACTTCCAGGAGGGGTTTTCATGTTTATTCAATCAGGAATTCTTTAATATCAATTCAGAGTTTAATCTGTTTAAAAAGACTTCATTATTTAAAGAATGGAGTAACCCGTTTATATTTCTGAATGAGGAACAGATCCAGCTGGCTACCATGTATTTTGAGCAGATGTACAAACTGAATCATTCCACCTATCCTTTCCGCTGCAGCGGTATTAAAAGCAACCTGGCTTCAGTATTGCATCTTGCCCTTGAAAATCGTGTTGAGGATGTGAGTCTTAATGAACTTCCTGCTAATGTCCGCCTGTACAGACTGTTTGATGAACTCCTGAATAAGCAGTTTCCTCTGGATTCGCCAGCCTATCCATTAGCTTTAAAAACCGCTTCTGATTTTGCAGATCACCTGAATGTGCATGTCAATCATTTAAATTCATCTGTAAAATCGGTTACAAGCCTTACTACCACTCAGATTATTAAAGAAAAAATATTTGAAGAATCTAAGAACCTGCTGAAATATACGAATTGGGATATTGCTCAAGTTGGCTACACGCTTGGTTTTGAACAGCCTTCCCATTTTAATAATTTCTTTAAAAAGCATGCCGAGACTTCTCCTTTGAAATTTAAGAACTCTTTCTAA
- a CDS encoding MFS transporter has product MLREASEKRIRLITIMAFVSIPLSGFVTDIYLPSFPSMAKEMMVSEKDIQITLTSYLLSYGISQLFVGGILDSIGRYRPKLLALLVLILSSIFITMTNSILLICLLRILQGIAVSVLVVATRAIFVDIYDAERVKHYLSYFTIAWSCGPILAPFLGGYLEKLFNWHANFYFLAFYAGFLFLFEWFFSGESLPQKKKLDLSENINLYSMMLKNKIFMLGIIILGLSYSIVMLFNITGPFIIENTFHFTPVVIGYCTLILGFSWMIGGFIGKRRLGLEFKSRILLPIILQLILIAGLITTSYFAESLYIMIPFAFFIHICSGVLFTSFFTTSMLYFPKNAGTAGGLMGGLVYVITSVTSFIISVSGTVTEQKDLSWRYLIIAILLLGVILFMHQAVKKEKAEN; this is encoded by the coding sequence ATGTTGAGAGAAGCATCTGAGAAACGCATCAGATTAATAACCATTATGGCTTTCGTGTCTATCCCGCTTTCAGGGTTTGTCACTGATATTTACCTGCCATCCTTTCCTTCTATGGCCAAGGAAATGATGGTTTCGGAAAAAGATATACAGATCACTTTAACGTCTTATCTGTTGAGTTATGGAATTTCACAGCTATTTGTGGGTGGAATTCTAGACAGCATCGGCCGCTACCGACCTAAATTACTTGCTTTATTGGTTTTGATCCTAAGCAGTATTTTTATTACAATGACCAACAGTATTTTATTAATATGCCTGCTACGTATTCTTCAGGGAATTGCTGTTTCGGTACTGGTTGTAGCTACCCGCGCTATTTTTGTAGATATTTATGATGCTGAACGGGTAAAGCATTACCTGAGCTATTTTACGATTGCCTGGTCCTGCGGCCCTATCCTCGCTCCTTTCCTTGGGGGTTATCTTGAAAAGTTGTTTAACTGGCATGCTAACTTTTATTTCCTTGCCTTTTATGCGGGTTTTTTATTCCTGTTCGAATGGTTTTTCAGTGGCGAGAGTCTTCCACAGAAGAAAAAGCTGGATCTTTCAGAGAACATCAACCTGTATTCAATGATGCTTAAAAATAAGATCTTCATGTTGGGGATTATTATCCTGGGATTAAGTTATTCTATTGTAATGCTCTTTAATATTACCGGGCCTTTCATTATTGAAAACACCTTCCACTTTACTCCTGTAGTGATTGGATATTGCACTTTGATTTTAGGATTTTCATGGATGATTGGAGGCTTTATAGGAAAACGAAGATTGGGACTGGAATTTAAATCAAGAATTCTATTACCTATTATCCTTCAACTGATCCTGATTGCCGGATTAATCACTACCAGCTATTTTGCGGAGAGTCTTTATATTATGATTCCTTTTGCCTTTTTTATTCATATCTGTTCGGGGGTTTTATTTACTTCATTCTTTACAACGAGTATGTTGTATTTTCCTAAGAATGCCGGAACAGCCGGTGGGCTGATGGGCGGACTGGTATATGTTATCACTTCTGTGACCAGCTTTATAATTTCCGTAAGCGGAACAGTAACAGAACAAAAAGACCTTTCCTGGCGATACCTTATCATTGCAATACTGCTATTGGGAGTGATCCTTTTTATGCATCAAGCGGTTAAAAAAGAAAAAGCAGAGAATTGA